The nucleotide window TAGGGGCTGGCTAATATCACACGAAGCGTCGTTAGGCTGCTTCGACCGTCGGCTTTGCCTCTCGATGTAGCATGTAGGCAGCCCGTCCGCGCTCCATAGCTTCTTTCACACCCGATTGAATCGCGCGACTCCAACGGGTCGCATGAATCTGTGTTTTTCTGGCGTAGCGACTAATGTCTCGCCTGGTCTCCGATCCAGACTGTGGTGCAAACAATAACCCTAGACCCGCCCCAATCACAGCTCCACCGGCGACGAGTGCCGCCACTTTTACTACCTGTTTCCCTTGCTCTGACATACAGCCCTCCTTTCAGGCTCATGAATGATGGTGAACCGACAGGCATTTTTCTGAAGAATCAGTACAGCATCAATCGTGCCAATCGGTATTCGGTACGATCTTCAGAAAAATGTTCGACCGATGCCTAGCACAATTAGGCTTGCTTAATAAACGGTGGAGTTTTCACAACAAGACACAACACAGTCGTTACAGAAACCCAACAGTACTTTTGAAGGAGAGGCAGTCCGTGGGCCTGCGGAGCCGATTGGAGGCTTGCCGATGAGATCAGGACGTTCGATTGCAGCAGCTTGCAAAGGTGTCTCTCCTCACATATGATCCTGCCACTTTGCCACATGGGGCAGTAATGAACTGGTTACACACCATTCCATACCCGGAGATCAATCCGGTGTTCTTTGAAATCGGTCCCTTACAGTTTCGTTGGTATGGACTGATGTACCTGCTTGGCTTGACGGGCGCTTATTTCCTCATTAAAGCTCGTGTATCCGGGAAGGGGTTGCCGCTCTCGAAAGAACAAATCTACGACATGGTGGTGTGGGCCGCCCTTGGAGTCTTTATCGGCGGACGGCTGGGTTATACCCTTTTCTATAACTTTTCCTACTACATTCAGCACCCGAGTAAGATCATCGCGGTGTGGGAAGGGGGGATGTCCTTCCACGGTGGTCTTCTTGGAACCATTATTGCCTTACTCTGGTACAGCAAACGTCAAGGGATCTCCCCTTCTATGACTGCCGACTTGGCAGCAGGCGTTGCTCCGATTGGTCTCGGCTTCGGGCGTATTGGGAATTTTATCAATGGGGAACTCTTCGGCCGTGCTACGGATGTCGATTGGTGCATGGTGTTTCCCGGCAGAGGGCTCGCCTGCCGGCATCCTTCACAGATCTACGAAGCAATTTTGGA belongs to Nitrospiraceae bacterium and includes:
- a CDS encoding YtxH domain-containing protein, with product MSEQGKQVVKVAALVAGGAVIGAGLGLLFAPQSGSETRRDISRYARKTQIHATRWSRAIQSGVKEAMERGRAAYMLHREAKPTVEAA
- the lgt gene encoding prolipoprotein diacylglyceryl transferase, translated to MNWLHTIPYPEINPVFFEIGPLQFRWYGLMYLLGLTGAYFLIKARVSGKGLPLSKEQIYDMVVWAALGVFIGGRLGYTLFYNFSYYIQHPSKIIAVWEGGMSFHGGLLGTIIALLWYSKRQGISPSMTADLAAGVAPIGLGFGRIGNFINGELFGRATDVDWCMVFPGRGLACRHPSQIYEAILEGPLLLTVLWLLGKRPTPPGTVFWSFIAGYGICRFIVEFFREPDAHLGLIIGSFSMGQLLSLPMVVIGAFMLALGYQRWAWTQPELSHHKSQ